TTTCCATATAATTTTTAGAACAACACTACTTGAATCTTCCCCTCTTTAATACCCTTCAAAACGAGCTCGTTATTCAAGACCGTTTGAAAGACCTCATCCCTTGTTTCGGGAATCTCTAACAGATTGCGATTCTTGGCGTCCTTATATGTGATATCCAAGATGATGTGGGAAAGAGCAGACACATTCAGCGCATCTGTAGGAAAGTGATCTTAAGCATATGCTATGGAGTAATGAGGATTCAACATACCTGTATCATTGAGCAACTTTCCCAATCGACCTGGAGTTCCAACAGCTGCTCCAACTTTCGTCCGTTTAAGGTAGGCTACGTGTTGCGCAAGCTTGAAGTGTTTGGCGAACAGTTTGGCGACATCTCCACCCTTATCACCTTGAAGTTTATTATTCTTGAGCACCCGAGTGACATCTGCAACTCTTAGAGCAGCTCCAGCGATGTAGAGTAGTGTAGGTGCTCCATTTGATTTCGATTTCTGTGATAACCGAAGGCGCAGGCTAGGAAGAACTGTTCCGAATAGCTGGGTGAGCGAAGTACAAGATAGAAATAGACCTACTTACCTTTCGTGATAAAACCCACTAGCCCATCCAGTGTTCGTGATTCCGTCCATGCGGTCGTATCCGCTATTGATGATTCTGTCTGCATGTTAATTTGAGCCTGTCCTTCTGTGAAATTAAGCGTAGTCCGTACCTGGTATCCGCAGGTCGTCTAATTCAATAGCTGATAGCTTTGGGAAACTTTTAGCCTGCATTGCAGCCAAATAATCTGAAAGCTTCTGAGGTGACTGAGAAGCTATTGAGCCCTCTATCTTTTCTGTAGCTTCTGccaatttgattttctaCATGAAAGTCATAATTAGTTTGCAGTTATAAGAGTCTTGATGAAAGCAGGCATGAGAGGCCGCACGCACCTTTGCCTTccgctctttctctttctctctacGCTTTCGCTTTTTGGCCCGAGCAGCATCGGTGTCTTTCGTCGACGATGCAATGTTATCGTGGTCGTTATCATTTCCAtactcatcgtcgtcgtcctcacCGTCTTGCCCCTCGTCTGACCCTGCATCGACAAAGacgtcttcatcatctagTTGAACTACATTGTCGAGACCTTCGTCTCCAGAAAGTGCCACCGTGTCGTCCAAAACAAAGTCGTCTTCTAGGTCGTCTCCTACTTGATTCATTATTGATAGAGGGATTAGCACAGTGAACTAGGAGAATCGCCAAGACTTAGTGTCCAAAAAATCAATCATCACGTGGTACCAATTTATTGCGGCGAAGTTTGGGATTGGAAGCTATCGACTGCAACGGCGGAGTGCTCCACGCAAGGCAAAGGCCTGCCTTTCTTCACCGACGAATGTGAAGAATGGTTCCGAGCCTAATGCCAGTATCTGGCGTTGTGCCTTGTTTCAAGACATTGGTAGTAAATCAGTGGCTGCCTTGCATGCTGGTTATGATTGCAACGTGCCTTTTACGCTCATTCTATAAGCGTGTAATAGCTTCTCGAGACAAAGCACAAAGCACTTCATCTCAGACTTCTTCTATACAAGCCAATCCTATATTTTCTGAAAAGCCTCAACCCCCTGCTGCCCAGCCCACATCCCCTCCTACACCGTCATCCTCCAAAAAGAATATGCGCTACCTCAAAAACACCCGCCGCGTCAAAGGAAAGAAACAGTTTGTTCAGCCAACCACCCCCATCGTTCATCAGAAGACAAAGCAGCCTTATGAAGTCTTTCTAATCCTCGATATCGAAGGCACTTGCAAACCAGGAACGGACTTTAACTATCCGAATGAAATCATTGTACGTGATCGCAGCGCGAATCCAAAGAAGCGAACGCGCGCCTAACCCCTTTCTTTGCATAGGAACTCCCAGTGTCTGTATTGCAGTGGACTGATAGGAGCGAGGATGGGCGGGCTGATACCCTAGAGGTTATCGATGAATTCCGCTCTTTTGTTCGACCTACCTGGAGGCCGACACTGTCAGCTTTTTGCACGGAGCTGACAGGAATAACTCAAGTTCGTGTCACCCCTTTTTCACAATATGATCTATTATTGATAATGCTATAGGAGCAAGTGGATGTAGCTCCATGTTTCTCAGAAGTACTGGTGCAATTGGAAGCATTCCTTGTGAAGAACGGCCTATTGGAGGAAGGAACAGGGAGACGCCTAAAGCGATATTGTTGGTGTAGTGATGGCCCATGGGATATTCGTGATTTTTTCGTAAAACAGTGTTTTATATCCCAGGTTAGTACAACAGTACAAATTCCATGCTTTTATCGCGTTGCAAATCTTCGTTTATTTTTTGTTGGAGTTTAGGTTCAAATGCCGGCGTGGATCCAGGGTGACATCCTCGATGTAAGGTCCACCGTTCTCCACTGGATGTATTCAGAACCCACTGCGGCCTCGAAAGTTCCAGCAACACACGTATGACGCATTTCTCCGCCCAGTGACCTGTTTTCCATCAGCTCTGACAATGCATTACCCAGATTCATGGTTCAAAGCGACCATCGTTGAACATCTCTGCGCAGTTAAAGGTACTGGGCTTACCGGACTTTGAAGGCAGACAGCATAGTGGCATCGACGTCAGTAGGAAAAGCCCCCGTCTTTTCAAGCCTATTTTTGCTTTCGTGGATATCTTGCTGATTCGGTTATTCGACGTTCATAGGATACCCGTAACATCGCCAAGATTGTTACCGAGCTGGCGAGGCGAGGAGTACGCCTGTTTCCGAATACCGCAATAGATCCACGCAGAAGATGGCAATGGATGGGAAAACATGGCCAGGTTTTGGAGGAGGGACTCCCTTGAAGAGCTGATGACTCTTTGTACCATTAGTTTGGGGTCATAGGCTGAATTATGGTCCCGCTTACGCAGATTTCAGGGGCTCCAGTGGTCCGCGTTGTACGCCTAGACTTGCAATTATGACCGTCCtgtgtcaatttctcgattCATAAGGTCAATGCAAATATCAAAAGGACGCGTAGAATGTTGGTTTATTATATTGACCAGAGAACGTCTTCAATAACTGAGTCTTGTGCTGACGGATGCTCTATTTTATTCTCACATACTTACCGGGTTCAATGCCTTGTTGATACCTTGTATAGCAAAATTCTCCTTCGGTCAAAAATAGATGTAAATGTATTATCATCGACACCAGCTGCTAAATAAAACTGCGCGAAGCTATTGATACAGTGTGGCAAACCCAGGTCAAGTGTAATGTAAAGTATGCGGGAAATCTATTGCTTAGTGGGCCGTGAGCCGTCTCATTTCATCACACGACGTTATTAAATATGCAAAATGGGGAGGCTTTGAAAAGACTCAAAAGCGTTTTCACTAAAGACACCGTTAAGAATCCATCCTTCATCTAAGAATGGAGAGCGACTTACGAAGTCCCACAGAGTTCCGAAGCATGGGATGCCTGCCTCCTTGCACCCTTGCATAATCTCTGAGTTTCCAATGTAATTTGATGTAATGAAGACGACTGCGGGGTGTTGTTAGTTGATTTTCCCATAGTCCGCGGGCATTCTGATCCGTACCTTCAGCATCCCAGTAGGCGTATGCTTCCTTCACTAGCTTCATCGAATCTGGACGACCACCTCTTGCTTTACTATCCCACAGCATGAGGCGCTCGGGTCCGATGTGTTTGTGAATCAGGCCACTGATAGTTGGTCCGAAGGTCTTTTCTTGTTCAGAACCTGAGAGAAATGTCAGATACACGCAGATACACGATAACTGCGGAGGCCACGCTTACCGATCCATATCAGATACCTATTCTGGTAGTGAGTATCCAAGGTCTTCGAGCTTCACAAGTAGAGACTTACCAGTAAGGAGACTGTAGACATGTGGATAGAGCCGCTCCGATTCCAGTTCCAGTGCAAATACGGATACCGCGTTTATAGAGTGTTGAAGTGTTCGAAACTCCAGCAAACTGTTGGGATCTGTCAGTTAAAGTTGGATATACAGCTTCCCGGAATTATCGCACCTTGAGTTCACGGGTCCATAGGGTCTTCGGTGGGTCAACGACAAGGCTCTTGGTGAAGTCACCTTGAACACCAGCGATCATGTAGTGATATTTTGCATGTCTGCTCTCACTATCGCATACCAAATAGGTTAGACGATTATGTTCTTTGCATCATTAGGTCAGGGGGTGCTTACGAGATGATTCCGAAAGCGTGGTATTCCATGATCGACGAGCGGCTGATGCGTCCCAAAAGACCTTGTTGCATGCCACGCTTGAAGCGAATGATGGCCACTTTAGCCGAGGGCTACACAAGTAGGTTATATATGGTAATAAAGTCAGATATGGAGCACCGCTTACCAGTTCGATATCTACCGGTACTTCTCGCACAAAGCACCAAGGAAGA
This Psilocybe cubensis strain MGC-MH-2018 chromosome 3, whole genome shotgun sequence DNA region includes the following protein-coding sequences:
- a CDS encoding Protein CMS1, whose product is MNQVGDDLEDDFVLDDTVALSGDEGLDNVVQLDDEDVFVDAGSDEGQDGEDDDDEYGNDNDHDNIASSTKDTDAARAKKRKRREKEKERKAKKIKLAEATEKIEGSIASQSPQKLSDYLAAMQAKSFPKLSAIELDDLRIPESSIADTTAWTESRTLDGLVGFITKVLPSLRLRLSQKSKSNGAPTLLYIAGAALRVADVTRVLKNNKLQGDKGGDVAKLFAKHFKLAQHVAYLKRTKVGAAVGTPGRLGKLLNDTDALNVSALSHIILDITYKDAKNRNLLEIPETRDEVFQTVLNNELVLKGIKEGKIQVVLF
- a CDS encoding 3'-5' exonuclease eri1; the protein is MLVMIATCLLRSFYKRVIASRDKAQSTSSQTSSIQANPIFSEKPQPPAAQPTSPPTPSSSKKNMRYLKNTRRVKGKKQFVQPTTPIVHQKTKQPYEVFLILDIEGTCKPGTDFNYPNEIIELPVSVLQWTDRSEDGRADTLEVIDEFRSFVRPTWRPTLSAFCTELTGITQEQVDVAPCFSEVLVQLEAFLVKNGLLEEGTGRRLKRYCWCSDGPWDIRDFFVKQCFISQVQMPAWIQGDILDVRSTVLHWMYSEPTAASKIHGSKRPSLNISAQLKVLGLPDFEGRQHSGIDDTRNIAKIVTELARRGVRLFPNTAIDPRRRWQWMGKHGQVLEEGLP